The Flavobacteriales bacterium genome includes a window with the following:
- a CDS encoding T9SS type A sorting domain-containing protein yields MTTKSTILTLSFLISTHLVFSQQVQMVTDHYPGEVSSEPNNLLEFEDELYFSSIEPSTGRELRKIDGGSTIQTVFDAYTGPWNGEAEHLIEQNGLLMFSVDTGTGFTSVWQFDGINTSIHPLSQSMTFSIPLVAHDGFYYYKGIGQTTLYELKGVSGQTVQHLSNLPSGLDEGAIGSTQFGLTFASDNGSSGQEPYVFDGFGINSMGDNHPGQGDSDPVWFTDFNGEVYYSSNDGFSGNELWKYDGQSSQMVADIVVGGAGSYPNDLTVLDTVLCFRASDGGFPLPQNNLFKWNGQTLTTIIENIGQEDMMKYDDRLYFVTDDPTYGWELFSYDGATVSLVHDIHPTGNSNPQDLVVIDDKLYFSAANGSNGRELWVHDGLNTMMVADINPTGDSNPKHMTEAGGFVYFSADDGTSGAELWKLDPNSIPTSVEDNPSSKQLMVYPNPSAGKFSFSNDRVSKSEGFIVYNSLGEQIMTGNTGFGSVALENQPSGIYIIVVSSTEGRLSAKLTNL; encoded by the coding sequence ATGACCACTAAAAGCACAATCTTAACACTATCATTTTTAATATCCACTCACTTGGTCTTCAGCCAGCAGGTTCAAATGGTGACCGACCATTACCCTGGAGAAGTCAGTTCGGAACCCAATAATCTGCTAGAGTTCGAGGATGAACTTTATTTCTCCTCCATTGAACCAAGTACGGGAAGAGAACTTCGCAAGATTGATGGAGGCAGCACTATTCAAACGGTCTTTGATGCATATACTGGGCCTTGGAACGGAGAAGCGGAACATCTGATAGAGCAGAACGGACTCTTGATGTTCTCGGTCGATACGGGAACTGGTTTTACCTCGGTCTGGCAATTCGATGGGATCAACACTTCTATTCATCCACTTTCTCAGTCGATGACATTCAGTATTCCGTTGGTTGCGCATGATGGTTTTTACTACTACAAAGGCATCGGACAAACCACATTGTATGAGTTGAAAGGAGTCTCAGGGCAAACAGTACAACATCTCTCCAACCTTCCGTCAGGTTTGGATGAAGGTGCAATTGGCTCTACTCAATTCGGGCTAACTTTTGCTTCCGATAATGGAAGTTCTGGTCAAGAACCGTATGTATTCGATGGCTTCGGAATCAACTCAATGGGCGATAATCATCCAGGACAAGGCGACAGTGACCCTGTTTGGTTTACCGACTTTAATGGAGAAGTCTATTATTCTTCAAACGATGGCTTCTCAGGAAATGAGCTTTGGAAATATGATGGTCAGTCAAGTCAAATGGTGGCTGATATCGTTGTCGGTGGTGCTGGTTCGTACCCTAATGATCTGACGGTCCTTGATACCGTATTATGTTTTCGGGCATCTGATGGAGGGTTTCCACTACCGCAGAACAACCTGTTCAAATGGAATGGACAAACACTTACGACCATTATTGAAAATATCGGTCAGGAAGACATGATGAAGTACGATGACCGATTGTACTTCGTGACCGATGACCCCACTTATGGGTGGGAGCTGTTCTCCTATGATGGGGCAACTGTTTCGTTAGTTCATGATATACATCCAACAGGTAATTCCAATCCTCAAGATCTGGTCGTAATAGATGATAAGCTGTACTTCTCAGCTGCTAACGGTTCAAACGGAAGAGAATTGTGGGTTCATGATGGGCTTAACACCATGATGGTGGCAGACATAAATCCAACAGGAGATAGCAATCCGAAGCATATGACCGAAGCTGGGGGGTTTGTTTATTTTTCTGCTGATGATGGTACATCAGGTGCTGAACTTTGGAAGCTTGACCCCAATTCAATCCCCACGTCAGTTGAGGACAATCCCAGTTCAAAACAACTGATGGTATATCCAAACCCCAGCGCAGGTAAGTTTTCATTCAGCAATGACCGGGTTTCCAAATCGGAAGGGTTCATCGTTTACAACTCATTGGGAGAGCAGATCATGACGGGCAATACAGGTTTCGGAAGTGTTGCTCTGGAAAACCAGCCTTCGGGCATTTACATAATTGTAGTATCCTCGACCGAAGGTCGGTTGTCAGCAAAGCTGACGAATCTTTAA